A region of Maribacter algicola DNA encodes the following proteins:
- a CDS encoding CHASE2 domain-containing protein, whose product MRNRNLFKEAFLCMIFAFTVLCIVSWIGISLNFFSPFKNAFKDFSYLDMYYAEKLETNDPNINENIILVNVDRRNRKEIAGMLQKIQESQPKVIGVDVIFKDLEDPVWDRFLSEFLKSENIVAAYVLNDDKRIISNKNILEEGVALGYSNFNFDDESAVIRNFRGVYKKNDTILEAFGTAVSKKFMAQDWDIGMESYLSIDRPINYSGNRDFFLVLEYDEIMNGEFSPLIKDKIILVGYLGNPIQHRFDLEDKHFTPMNPRFVGKSPPDTFGLVIHANIVQMIIEGNFIKVVPNWIRILLTIVLTYMALCYFIWLNKRQLASYILRLNIVQLFFIVFFVWVALLLFRQKLLFKTASITAVMVFSIGLIGFYKKLAHYLYKRFKWEGFFFHD is encoded by the coding sequence ATGAGGAACAGGAATTTGTTCAAAGAGGCATTTTTGTGTATGATTTTCGCCTTTACCGTGTTGTGCATAGTCTCTTGGATAGGTATTAGCCTTAATTTTTTTAGTCCTTTTAAAAATGCGTTTAAGGATTTTAGCTATTTGGATATGTACTATGCTGAAAAGCTAGAAACGAATGATCCAAATATAAATGAGAACATCATTTTGGTAAATGTTGACAGGCGGAATAGAAAGGAGATAGCAGGGATGCTACAAAAAATACAGGAATCCCAACCAAAAGTGATCGGTGTCGATGTCATATTTAAAGATTTGGAAGATCCCGTATGGGATCGTTTTCTTTCGGAATTTCTTAAAAGTGAAAACATAGTCGCCGCCTATGTTCTAAATGATGATAAAAGAATTATTTCAAATAAAAATATACTTGAAGAAGGTGTGGCTTTGGGATACTCGAATTTCAATTTTGATGATGAATCCGCGGTAATAAGAAATTTTAGGGGTGTCTATAAAAAAAACGATACCATCTTGGAAGCTTTTGGAACAGCCGTATCGAAGAAATTTATGGCCCAGGATTGGGACATTGGAATGGAATCCTATCTATCCATCGACAGGCCCATAAATTATTCCGGCAATAGGGATTTTTTCCTTGTTTTGGAATATGATGAAATTATGAACGGAGAGTTTTCTCCTTTGATAAAGGATAAAATTATTTTGGTAGGATATTTGGGTAATCCCATTCAACACCGATTTGATTTGGAGGACAAACATTTTACCCCGATGAATCCCAGATTTGTGGGGAAAAGTCCACCAGATACCTTTGGGTTGGTCATTCACGCGAATATTGTCCAAATGATTATTGAAGGTAATTTTATAAAAGTGGTTCCCAATTGGATACGTATCCTGTTGACGATCGTATTGACCTATATGGCCCTTTGTTACTTCATTTGGTTGAATAAAAGACAGTTGGCCAGTTATATACTTAGGTTGAATATCGTACAACTATTTTTTATCGTATTTTTTGTTTGGGTGGCCTTGTTGCTTTTCAGGCAAAAACTACTTTTTAAAACAGCTTCCATAACCGCTGTGATGGTTTTTAGTATTGGTCTGATAGGGTTTTATAAAAAGTTGGCACATTATTTATATAAACGATTTAAATGGGAAGGATTCTTTTTTCACGATTGA
- a CDS encoding C1 family peptidase — MRNLTLILFFISVLGYSQTQRSTGLLFDDEAYENTPVKAKNVAFQDVVTEFTSSSLKSFVPPIKNQGGYSTCVGWATAYYGRTILESRLYNIKDSTAISRGAFAPVFTYLHSNVDNDYNCGGGAFIGKAMEAMVEKGVPYYEDYNVMCDTEIPEELYSSAERFKIKDFARIFGSDESEEFKVDGVKRSLLNGNPVVIGFMVDNAFQSAKNVYVPDNLGTTGGHAMCVIGYDDDKYGGSFEIVNSWGPTWGNDGFMWIRYSDFAEYTRYAFEMIPLKVKKEEKQILAGEVDFILRSNEPMNVRNEKGEYTGSVFGAQDVVIEKEDESIGDYITEDVYGTGTRYRMVTKVNQPAYVYVFGMDSDNEFSPLFPHKDSISPFINSDKSEVILPAAPKGAKAYARLSKDVEKDYTIVVFSLEKIDMKEVQSKLQELDGTLLDRLYVIFDDKLIKKEAMKLSKDKMSFKAEFDKGSLAMMILDIKRS; from the coding sequence ATGAGAAATCTCACCTTGATCTTATTTTTTATTTCTGTATTAGGGTACTCACAAACCCAACGTAGTACAGGACTCTTATTTGATGATGAAGCTTATGAAAATACACCCGTTAAAGCAAAAAATGTTGCTTTCCAGGATGTGGTAACGGAATTTACCTCGTCTTCTTTAAAAAGCTTCGTTCCTCCCATAAAAAACCAGGGGGGATATAGTACTTGTGTAGGATGGGCAACCGCATACTACGGCAGGACCATTCTGGAGTCCAGGTTATATAACATTAAGGATTCAACGGCCATATCCCGGGGTGCTTTTGCTCCGGTGTTTACCTATCTACATTCCAACGTTGACAACGATTATAACTGTGGGGGAGGTGCCTTCATTGGCAAGGCCATGGAAGCCATGGTGGAAAAGGGCGTGCCCTACTACGAAGATTATAATGTTATGTGTGATACAGAGATACCTGAAGAATTGTATAGTTCTGCCGAGCGATTCAAGATAAAGGATTTTGCAAGAATATTTGGTTCCGATGAGTCGGAGGAGTTTAAAGTAGATGGTGTAAAACGTTCACTTCTAAATGGAAATCCCGTGGTTATCGGGTTTATGGTAGATAATGCATTTCAAAGTGCCAAGAATGTTTATGTCCCTGATAATTTGGGGACAACCGGGGGGCATGCCATGTGTGTAATTGGATATGACGATGATAAGTACGGCGGTTCTTTTGAAATTGTAAATAGTTGGGGGCCTACATGGGGAAATGATGGGTTTATGTGGATCAGGTATTCAGATTTTGCCGAGTATACAAGATATGCCTTTGAAATGATACCCTTAAAAGTCAAAAAAGAGGAAAAACAGATTTTGGCTGGAGAGGTCGACTTTATCCTTAGAAGTAACGAACCTATGAACGTACGCAATGAAAAGGGCGAATATACCGGATCCGTATTTGGTGCTCAGGATGTGGTCATTGAAAAAGAGGATGAAAGTATTGGAGATTATATTACGGAAGATGTTTATGGTACCGGAACTAGGTATCGTATGGTAACTAAAGTAAATCAACCCGCTTATGTATATGTTTTTGGGATGGATTCGGATAATGAGTTTTCTCCATTATTTCCCCATAAGGACTCCATAAGCCCGTTCATAAATTCCGATAAGTCCGAAGTTATATTGCCTGCGGCGCCAAAAGGAGCTAAGGCCTATGCGAGATTAAGCAAGGATGTGGAAAAGGACTATACCATAGTCGTTTTTTCTTTGGAAAAAATAGACATGAAGGAGGTGCAATCCAAACTTCAAGAATTGGATGGTACGTTATTAGATCGATTGTACGTGATTTTTGATGATAAGCTAATCAAAAAAGAAGCGATGAAGTTGAGTAAGGATAAAATGAGTTTTAAAGCAGAATTCGATAAAGGTTCATTGGCGATGATGATATTGGATATTAAAAGGTCCTAG
- a CDS encoding MATE family efflux transporter — MAKFTSEDLGKQPIGKLLVGQAVPASIGILVMSLNVLVDSIFVGNWIGSIAIAAINVVLPVSFFIGALGMAIGVGGSSIISRALGAENKEKAFTTFGNQITLTLIITISMVIVGLTFVESIIPAFGGKGAIYDPAKIYYTIVLYGVPFLALCMMGNTVIRAEGKPKFAMIAMIIPSIGNLLMDYVFIYVFDWGMTGAAWATTIGYILCFLYVGYFFFSRHSEMKIQWKHLGLDMPVVQEMGSLGFVTLARQAVVSVIYLIMNNILFSLGGEAMVAVYAIIGRMLMFALFPVFGVTQAFLPIAGFNYGARKYDRVRKTINTAITYASLLATIVFIGLMIFPEAITALFLSDKPGMSPEDVNTNAFVLENAPNAMRWVFAATPIIALQLIGAAYFQAIGKAIPALLLTLSRQGFFFIPLILVLPKLFGELGVWLSFPIADVLATIVTGYFLRREIKRTFV, encoded by the coding sequence ATGGCCAAATTCACATCGGAAGATTTAGGTAAACAACCCATTGGAAAGCTATTGGTAGGCCAGGCAGTTCCTGCCAGTATAGGAATCCTTGTGATGTCCTTGAATGTATTGGTCGATTCCATTTTTGTTGGAAACTGGATAGGTTCCATAGCCATAGCGGCCATCAATGTTGTGCTTCCCGTTTCTTTTTTTATAGGGGCTTTGGGCATGGCCATTGGTGTAGGCGGATCTAGTATCATCTCTAGGGCCCTTGGTGCCGAAAACAAGGAAAAAGCCTTCACGACTTTCGGAAATCAAATCACCCTTACCCTGATTATAACCATTTCCATGGTCATTGTCGGCCTCACTTTTGTTGAGTCCATCATTCCCGCTTTTGGAGGAAAAGGGGCCATTTACGATCCAGCAAAAATTTATTACACCATAGTCCTGTACGGAGTTCCTTTTTTGGCGCTTTGTATGATGGGTAATACGGTAATTAGGGCCGAAGGGAAGCCAAAGTTTGCCATGATTGCCATGATCATTCCATCCATAGGCAACCTACTGATGGACTATGTTTTTATCTATGTTTTTGATTGGGGTATGACAGGAGCAGCCTGGGCAACAACGATTGGCTATATATTATGTTTCCTTTATGTTGGTTACTTTTTCTTTTCCAGGCATTCCGAAATGAAGATCCAATGGAAACATTTGGGATTGGACATGCCGGTTGTACAGGAAATGGGGTCCTTAGGTTTTGTCACTTTAGCCAGACAGGCAGTGGTAAGTGTCATTTACTTGATTATGAACAATATCCTATTTTCTTTGGGCGGTGAGGCAATGGTGGCGGTGTATGCCATCATTGGCAGAATGTTGATGTTTGCCTTATTCCCCGTGTTTGGGGTTACCCAAGCATTTTTGCCCATTGCCGGATTTAATTATGGGGCCCGAAAATACGATAGGGTACGAAAGACCATCAACACGGCAATTACCTACGCCTCTCTTTTAGCGACCATTGTTTTCATAGGGCTCATGATTTTTCCCGAAGCAATTACGGCACTTTTCCTGAGCGATAAGCCTGGAATGTCACCAGAGGATGTAAATACGAACGCTTTTGTTTTGGAAAATGCCCCTAATGCGATGCGTTGGGTTTTTGCGGCAACTCCAATCATAGCACTACAGTTAATAGGGGCGGCCTATTTTCAGGCTATAGGCAAGGCCATTCCTGCGCTATTATTGACACTTTCCAGACAGGGCTTTTTCTTCATTCCCTTGATTCTGGTTCTTCCAAAATTGTTTGGCGAATTGGGTGTTTGGCTCTCTTTCCCCATCGCCGATGTCCTGGCAACCATCGTTACCGGTTATTTTTTGAGAAGGGAAATCAAGAGGACCTTTGTGTAG
- a CDS encoding DUF3050 domain-containing protein translates to MLEKNIRHIEEALDPLRSALKNHQLYSELSTIEDVRLFMEGHIYAVWDFMSLLKALQINLTCVTTPWIPCSNTNTARFINEIVLEEETDRDEAGNFRSHFEMYLEAMKEVDAKTYPIEAFIDTVKKSGDIQTSILQSGLPDAVKEFMQFTFDVIADGKPHEIAAAFTFGREELIPDMFLKIIESNGKASLYPKLEYYLRRHIELDGDDHGPLSLKMMMELCGDEKSKWEAVLDISKKALQRRIELWDYISEAIQNQKKNASSLV, encoded by the coding sequence ATGCTCGAAAAGAATATTAGACATATTGAGGAGGCCTTAGACCCGTTGAGGTCGGCCTTAAAAAATCATCAGCTTTATAGCGAGCTCTCCACTATTGAGGATGTTAGGCTTTTTATGGAAGGACATATATATGCGGTATGGGACTTTATGTCCTTGCTAAAAGCATTACAGATAAACCTAACCTGTGTTACAACACCTTGGATACCTTGCAGTAATACAAATACGGCCCGGTTTATCAATGAGATTGTGTTGGAAGAGGAGACAGATAGGGACGAGGCCGGAAACTTTAGGAGCCATTTTGAGATGTATCTAGAAGCCATGAAGGAAGTGGATGCCAAGACGTACCCTATTGAAGCGTTTATTGATACGGTTAAAAAATCGGGTGATATCCAGACAAGTATCTTACAATCAGGATTGCCCGATGCCGTCAAGGAATTTATGCAATTTACTTTTGATGTAATAGCGGATGGCAAACCTCATGAAATAGCAGCGGCCTTCACCTTTGGAAGGGAGGAACTTATTCCAGATATGTTCCTAAAGATTATCGAGAGCAATGGAAAGGCATCTCTATATCCCAAGTTGGAATACTATCTGAGAAGACATATAGAACTGGATGGCGATGATCATGGTCCGCTTTCCCTGAAAATGATGATGGAACTATGTGGGGATGAAAAATCAAAATGGGAGGCTGTACTAGATATTTCCAAAAAAGCACTTCAGCGAAGAATTGAGTTATGGGATTACATAAGCGAAGCCATTCAAAACCAAAAGAAAAATGCCTCTTCTTTGGTCTAG
- the hemH gene encoding ferrochelatase, which produces MKGVLLVNLGSPDSPTAKDVKPYLDEFLMDERVIDVPKLLRNILVRGIILQTRPKKSAEAYSKIWWEEGSPLIVLSERFTDKLREQTKLPVALGMRYGSMTIKNALQELKNKGVVEVLLVPLYPHYAMSSYETVVVKALEVKDAFFPELKITTLPAFYKNTDYIRVLSDSIKEGLKDFEYDHILFSYHGIPERHIRKSDPTKFHCKIDGSCCHTNSVAHHTCYRHQCYKMTELVRTQMNLPEDKVSVSFQSRLPNDPWLKPYTDFEFERFPKEGKKKLAVVTPAFVADCLETLEEIAMEGKHQFMEAGGEAYKHIPCLNDNDAWVSLMAQWIDSWEKDGVLPHY; this is translated from the coding sequence ATGAAAGGAGTTTTACTGGTTAATTTGGGATCCCCTGATAGTCCCACGGCAAAGGACGTAAAACCGTATTTGGACGAGTTTCTTATGGACGAACGCGTAATCGACGTTCCAAAGTTATTGCGTAACATCCTTGTTAGGGGAATCATCTTGCAAACCCGACCTAAAAAATCGGCAGAGGCCTATTCCAAGATTTGGTGGGAAGAAGGTTCGCCTTTGATCGTGCTCTCGGAACGGTTTACGGATAAGCTCCGCGAACAAACTAAACTTCCTGTGGCACTGGGCATGCGATATGGAAGCATGACCATTAAAAATGCGCTTCAAGAGCTTAAGAACAAGGGTGTGGTCGAGGTTTTGTTGGTGCCCTTATACCCACATTATGCCATGTCTTCCTATGAAACCGTGGTAGTAAAGGCGTTGGAAGTAAAGGATGCCTTTTTTCCTGAACTAAAAATTACCACCTTACCGGCATTTTATAAAAATACCGACTATATCCGAGTCCTTTCGGATTCCATAAAGGAGGGTTTGAAGGATTTTGAATATGACCACATTCTTTTTTCCTATCACGGAATTCCGGAACGGCATATCCGAAAATCGGACCCAACAAAGTTCCATTGTAAAATCGATGGCTCCTGTTGCCATACAAATTCTGTAGCCCACCATACCTGTTATCGCCACCAATGCTATAAAATGACCGAGCTGGTCCGCACCCAGATGAACCTACCGGAAGATAAAGTAAGCGTGTCCTTCCAATCCCGTTTGCCCAATGACCCATGGCTGAAACCCTATACGGATTTTGAGTTTGAACGATTTCCGAAGGAGGGCAAGAAGAAGTTGGCGGTGGTTACCCCTGCCTTTGTAGCGGATTGTTTGGAAACTTTGGAGGAAATCGCCATGGAAGGGAAACACCAGTTTATGGAAGCTGGGGGGGAAGCCTACAAACACATACCTTGTTTGAATGACAACGATGCCTGGGTCTCCTTGATGGCGCAATGGATAGACTCGTGGGAAAAGGATGGGGTATTGCCTCATTATTAA